Proteins found in one Arachis stenosperma cultivar V10309 chromosome 8, arast.V10309.gnm1.PFL2, whole genome shotgun sequence genomic segment:
- the LOC130946525 gene encoding uncharacterized protein LOC130946525: MAATAPAEAGSQWPFSCDLEVDFGHEQNAAIVCAALAVDKELQPDKVKRLMAVSHGKLSVHFEATEARFLRASFSAFVDVLTLATKTIEEFGQGMEL; the protein is encoded by the exons ATGGCTGCCACAGCACCAGCAGAAGCTGGGTCCCAATGGCCATTCAGCtg TGACCTAGAAGTTGATTTTGGACATGAACAAAATGCTGCTATCGTATGCGCAGCCTTAGCTGTTGATAAGGAG TTGCAACCAGACAAGGTGAAACGACTCATGGCAGTGTCTCATGGAAAGCTTTCAGT GCACTTTGAGGCAACGGAAGCAAGATTTCTTCGGGCATCTTTTAGTGCTTTTGTAGATGTCCTTACACTGGCCACAAAAACGATTGAAGAATTTGGTCAAGGAATGGAATTGTga
- the LOC130946523 gene encoding protein ABIL2-like isoform X2, with amino-acid sequence MGKITTSAVQPVSQEASTDDEIFMQQSLIFDDSLKDLKNLRSQLYSAAEYFELSYTNDDQKQIVVETLKDYAIKALVNTVDHLGSVTYKVNDLLEEKVVEVSGAELRVSCIEQRMRTCQDYMDHEGRTQQSLVISTPKYHKRYILPAGETMHGANQTKSSYVGCNLDDEDDWLHFKSAVRATIRETPTSTARGRSPSPSVQTQRPGGFSFTSTMPRKVLDKRSVSPHRFPLLRTGSRSSRPTTPKSSRPTTPNPARPTTPNPSNARQRYPSEPRKSASMRLPAERDNGKEVEQYPSKSKRLLKALLSRRKSKKDDMLYTYLDEY; translated from the exons atggGGAAGATCACCACTTCTGCGGTACAGCCTGTGTCTCAAGAAGCTTCAACTGATGATGAGATTTTTATGCAGCAGAGCTTGATCTTTGATGATAGTCTCAAG GATTTGAAAAATCTCAGATCACAGTTATACTCAGCTGCCGAGTATTTTGAACTTTCATACACCAATGATGACCAAAAACAAAT AGTGGTAGAGACATTAAAGGATTATGCGATTAAAGCTCTTGTGAATACTGTGGATCATTTAGGTTCTGTGACATATAAAGTGAATGACTTGTTGGAAGAGAAGGTTGTTGAAGTTTCCGGAGCAGAGCTACGTGTATCTTGTATTGAGCAG AGAATGAGGACGTGCCAAGATTATATGGATCACGAGGGGCGTACCCAACAGTCGTTGGTGATCAGTACTCCAAAATATCACAAGCGTTATATTCTACCAG CTGGGGAGACCATGCATGGCGCGAACCAGACAAAATCGTCCTATGTTGGGTGCAACCTAGACGACGAAGATGACTGGCTTCACTTCAAGAGTG CTGTTCGAGCTACAATTAGAGAAACACCAACATCTACAGCAAG AGGGCGTTCACCATCACCTTCTGTCCAAACTCAGAGACCTGGAGGTTTTTCATTCACCTCAACCATGCCAAGAAAAGTTTTAG ATAAGCGTTCTGTTTCACCGCATAGATTCCCACTTTTACGCACCGGGTCGCGGTCAAGTAGGCCTACAACACCAAAGAGCAGTAGACCAACTACTCCAAACCCTGCTAGACCAACCACACCAAATCCTTCCAATGCAAGACAAAGG TACCCATCCGAGCCACGGAAATCGGCTTCAATGCGATTACCGGCCGAAAGAGACAATGGCAAAGAAGTCGAACAATACCCCAGTAAAAGTAAACGTCTTCTGAAGGCATTGCTAAGCAGGCGCAAGTCTAAGAAGGATGACATGCTATATACATACTTAGATGAGTATTGA
- the LOC130946523 gene encoding protein ABIL2-like isoform X1 has translation MGKITTSAVQPVSQEASTDDEIFMQQSLIFDDSLKDLKNLRSQLYSAAEYFELSYTNDDQKQIVVETLKDYAIKALVNTVDHLGSVTYKVNDLLEEKVVEVSGAELRVSCIEQRMRTCQDYMDHEGRTQQSLVISTPKYHKRYILPAGETMHGANQTKSSYVGCNLDDEDDWLHFKSAVRATIRETPTSTASRGRSPSPSVQTQRPGGFSFTSTMPRKVLDKRSVSPHRFPLLRTGSRSSRPTTPKSSRPTTPNPARPTTPNPSNARQRYPSEPRKSASMRLPAERDNGKEVEQYPSKSKRLLKALLSRRKSKKDDMLYTYLDEY, from the exons atggGGAAGATCACCACTTCTGCGGTACAGCCTGTGTCTCAAGAAGCTTCAACTGATGATGAGATTTTTATGCAGCAGAGCTTGATCTTTGATGATAGTCTCAAG GATTTGAAAAATCTCAGATCACAGTTATACTCAGCTGCCGAGTATTTTGAACTTTCATACACCAATGATGACCAAAAACAAAT AGTGGTAGAGACATTAAAGGATTATGCGATTAAAGCTCTTGTGAATACTGTGGATCATTTAGGTTCTGTGACATATAAAGTGAATGACTTGTTGGAAGAGAAGGTTGTTGAAGTTTCCGGAGCAGAGCTACGTGTATCTTGTATTGAGCAG AGAATGAGGACGTGCCAAGATTATATGGATCACGAGGGGCGTACCCAACAGTCGTTGGTGATCAGTACTCCAAAATATCACAAGCGTTATATTCTACCAG CTGGGGAGACCATGCATGGCGCGAACCAGACAAAATCGTCCTATGTTGGGTGCAACCTAGACGACGAAGATGACTGGCTTCACTTCAAGAGTG CTGTTCGAGCTACAATTAGAGAAACACCAACATCTACAGCAAG TAGAGGGCGTTCACCATCACCTTCTGTCCAAACTCAGAGACCTGGAGGTTTTTCATTCACCTCAACCATGCCAAGAAAAGTTTTAG ATAAGCGTTCTGTTTCACCGCATAGATTCCCACTTTTACGCACCGGGTCGCGGTCAAGTAGGCCTACAACACCAAAGAGCAGTAGACCAACTACTCCAAACCCTGCTAGACCAACCACACCAAATCCTTCCAATGCAAGACAAAGG TACCCATCCGAGCCACGGAAATCGGCTTCAATGCGATTACCGGCCGAAAGAGACAATGGCAAAGAAGTCGAACAATACCCCAGTAAAAGTAAACGTCTTCTGAAGGCATTGCTAAGCAGGCGCAAGTCTAAGAAGGATGACATGCTATATACATACTTAGATGAGTATTGA